The Aedes albopictus strain Foshan chromosome 2, AalbF5, whole genome shotgun sequence region GTTCTTACTATGTTTCAAGAAACCTTAAAATTCATAACCAGAATTAGTCATGAGATAACTGCAAAGCTGCGATCTACTTATCCGTGTGAGAAATTATGAATTTTATTTAACTTAATgtatgtattagagtgggtcaacgttgtatggagacaATTTAaaattgatcgcatcaacccggaacaaagctttttcaacctatattagtgtccaaaacaactgtgcaaaattttgaagcgattggttgcgtccccgttttccgcattgcgattgaaatttgtatggaagttagtaaaTTAGTTAGTAGTAGGTAGTAtgtgaaaacgtacttttttgcattctaCTCCTAAGTTGAATTAGTTTATGtgataccatgtaactaatgatgtTAAAGTCTATCCTAGGATACGCTTAaaagctttgccgaagaccgcaaagtgatccgacgcttgtgaaaaaagttattcgcttggtaacttaggccaaaacatgagattttattattgatgttattcctttacatgttaaataaatgtgaagcaccaccgggcaatcaaactttttttcgcaagtgtcggatcactttgcggtctttggtaaagtttttcggtatatcttaggcaatacttcaacgtcattagctAGATCGTTTAATACTTTAagacaaaattaaaaattaaaaattccaattcatgagaaaaatgaaaaaagcacgttttcccatactaaattccatattaaattcaattgcaatgcggaatacggggatacaaccaatcgctcccaaattttgcacagttgttttggacgctaaaaggaatctaaaaagctttgttccaaaaaatcgactttattgacccagtctaatatgtaTGCAACGATCAACGGTGCAGACAATTGATGGAGTCAAGAcgagggtgcggtcatccgacgagatggatctgggtgagatcattcttaTTTTTACTTTATATCCTAGAAAGAGTCGAGGTAATTTCGCCGATACGAATTTACGATACACAATTGGCCAAATTACCTCAACGCCTGATAACAAGCATCACACGAGACTACTTTTGTTCGAACACATAATACGTATATAGCTGTCTAAGCCTGACAGTTTATCTTCCGTATTCTCCAAGTAGAACGTATGGAACTCACAGCGACGCATATCAAGTTTGTTAAATTTTTCTTAAAGTGATAATTGAAAATAGGTTGCTTTTATCTCCCCAATACTTGAATCGACGCAAATGCacacatgtattttttttaatcatttattGTAGTATAAACACAATTTAACTACAGTAATCGCTAGTATGACTTAGTAAGAAGTTCAATATTATCAAGATCGTTATGGCATTACAATGAACGGAAGATTCAAGCATCTTCAGTCGACTTTCAAGCGGCCAAGTTACGTGATTTACATGAAAAACAAGTGACAAGTATGTAGGGACAAGTATGTAAAGTTAGGTTCTGCGCGGGAAAGGCGTTTGCACGGATGGTTTTAAAGGACTTCTTGGCTTGTTCTACGATTATCGCGACGCGTATTTCCATATTACCAGTGCCAGTggtgtggatcatatcacctgcCATAGGTAACTCCCAGATTCACAccctaccttaccctactaacaaatactccttcccgtgacaactgtggggatgctgtggattccaaggtttctagtagcaacggttgttgaACTAACATACCTTCCCTTTTCCGATGACCGTAatgacgtggccagcgccgttattgactatcaaatgttgaactctcgaattgtgcacattgagaatggttagcttcCACATTCAATGGTTCTctatgcaacttcgattgttctgatcaatcacggagtagcaactacgatgtgtacgattatctttgctttgctttgttgacccagtctaatatgtaTTTGCAGATAGTTGGTGAAATAATGAAAATTGGAAGGCATTGTGTTGGAAACGCATTTTAGCTAATACAAACAAAATCTTCTCCAAGTCATAAAACTGTCACAGATTTGTATCATTCAAATAAAAATATTGCGCATGGTGCTAAACTATTTTGTTTAACGAAGCAGAATTTTGTGATATTACCAATGATAAgtaaaattaaatcaaatatttacAAAATATCACTACCGAACGATTTATTCTCCCGCTCAAGCATTACTTTTCTCATCTTTCACTAGAAACAAACAAAGCGTGAACAAAAGAAAAATAATTCGACAGTCATCCTTCAATATCCGAAAAATCAGTCACAACATCTAGTATTTGGCATAAACGGCTGGGGCGTGGGCGTAGGTCAGAGCTGGCTGGTAGCTGGCGTAGGTCAGGGCCGGGGCAGCCTCGACGTAGTGAGCCTTGACAGCTGGGGCAGCAGCATAGGTGATGGCCGGAGCAGCGGCATAGGTCAGAGCTGGGGCAGCCTCAACGTAGTGGGTCTTGGCCACAACTGGAGCAGCGGCGTAGGTGATGGCTGGCGCAGCAGCGTAGGTCTGGTGATAAGTGGTCTTCTCAACTGGAGTGGCAACAACGGTCTTCTTCACACCGGTGGCGAAGATTGGCTCGGAGATCTTGGCATCGTGGTGAACGACCGACGAGCTGTGGTGGGTGACTCCAGTTGGGACATTCTTAACGACGGTTCCTACGTGGGCAACGGTTGGCTCCTCAATGATGCTCTTCTGGTAGGCAATCTCTTTCTGAGCGACGAGGGCAGGCTGATGAACCACAGACGTGTATGCCAAAGGAGCAGATGCTACATAGGTCGCGCTTGGGGCAGCAGCGGCCACGGCAAGAACAGCAGACAACACCACCTGGATACCGATCAAAGAAAATTTGAAAGTAAATCACATTCATTAGTCACAATCCACTTTGAAATGCCATCGACCAAGCGTAACCGCGGAAGTTTGCGTTGCGCTCTGATCTAAGACGCTAACGAGGGATAATtaccaatttgaacattttttaagattgtttcgcAAAGGTCTGTGTTGAAACAGTTGTTGATTGTTTGAAGGTATATTATTTGACTGTACCTCCTGCTCGGCCCGACCACGCTTTTATATCACACTCAACAACAAAACGGATCACAGCCCGCAAGACGTGTGTGGAGGAGATACCGGACCCGGGCCGAACGGGCTACGTCGTCTCTCAGTCACACCTCCGCCGATGATCGGAGCGGCTAGGATTCCATCTTACAACGAACGAGTGCACGCGCGCAAATTGCCGAGTCCGCCGAGTCCGAGAATGTGCGGGCGAGCGACGATTGCCGAAGTTTCACGTCATTTCGTCGTCGCACATTATTCTACGCTACCGTTCGTTCTGCTGGCTCTTAGTGACCATAAAGCATGGGTAGTACTATGATGGACAGCGGTAGCATATAGGGTTTGCCAGTAGAATACACTCAATTCAATCAGGTAATATGTTTAAAACATTTCTATTGTAAGCTATAAAGAACTAAAAACAAAGAATCTGtaaaaacattgattgatttgtctttattagagagactttcagcccttggctggttcgtctctttcctgaGAACGTAAAAACAttaaatgtatgaagaaaaacATGTTAGGGACGATTTCATAGAATTTCAAACGTATACTTTTTCCTAATAAATTTGTTTGATTTACGAAAGAGTGTGTTTTTGGAAGCAAAGTCGAAAAGTtacctcgtgccttcgaaaacttatttcaacaaaactcaagtgacacgttaatgaatattgcactttcatacgtttaacaaaactCGTATCGTATATCTGGCTTTAGaggtttgagccttaaactcttaaaaaacacCATCTTTAATTTTGAGCCGCTATTTTTTATTTAAGTCCGCCGTCTTGGAAATTTTTAGACTCTAAACTTCTACCCCATACAAGATAtatccatattgaatggttttagaccctaaaactccattaaacagccgccattttggatattggaccgctatcttggttTTGTAgatgctatttttggactccggaaatcctccctataccaaatatacccatattgaaagaTTTATCAGCCTAACACACCTTTAAACAGCTGCCACTGTGCATTTTGGGACGCCAtatttagatcgccatcttaaatattctggcctaggcttgtccgcactgagcgcatgaaaattctgctctttggatttctaATTTggataaattagaaatcttttcatctttcagatagaaggatgttgaaatattgtaaatgtcatttcgaactgtcaaaaaaccgcaccacagcgccgcacgggccgttcaaagtgaaattcactagagtgttttcacccgggtgaaaatctctttgcgcgctccgtgtggctctgcggtgcggttttttgacagttcgaaatgacatttacaatatttcaacacccttctatctgataagatgaaaagatttataatttatgatgtgcttgatggtgtaaatccaaagagcagaattttcatgcgctcagtgcgaacAAGCATGCGTGGCCACCATTTATGGACTTCGGAGACACATTCTTCATACTACCCATATAGCATGGTTTGAgggcctaaaactcaattaaacaaccgccatcttgaatttggagccgccatttgggattttaggctgccatcttggatattctggtcgccatttttaaacgccggacatcttcccctattccaaatatatccatattgcatggttttagggtttCAAACTCCATTTAAACGCCGAAATTTTGATTTGGGAGCCGCCATTTTTGGCTTTAGGCCGCCATattagatattctggtcgccatttttggactcatggttttagggcctaaaactccattaaacagccgccatcttgaatttggagccaccatcttggattttagtccaccattttggatattttggtcatcatttttggacgtctgacatcttccccatacaaaaatacctattgcatggttttagaacctcaAACACCAATCAACagctgccatcttaaatttggagccgccatcttggattttagaccgcaatcttggatattctgatcgccatttttggacttcggatatcttccccatacccaatatacccatattgcacggtatTAGGAGGGAATAATTATCATTAGTTAAAATTCCctaataaaaagaaatttaaaaaaaatgcaccattaaacagctgccatattgaatttgatgtcaccatcttgaattttagacagCCATCATGGTCGCTATTTTTAGAGtatggacatcttccccataaccAAATGTACCCATACTACCTGGTTTTAGGACCAAAagctccattaaacagacgctattttgaattttgagccaccttCTTGAATTAGGTTGCCATCTagaacagtggtgctcaggctggagggtACCGTGGGCCAAATTAGCaactcgggatcgacctgcgggccgcataaaacatggatgaaaaacaacaaaaagaacaattctaaagcatatatataaaaaatctgaactgttcaatttagattcataagtttgagcttcaaacaaacaatttagaagttgcccctagaattgccttgaagccacttcaagaacttgtcaagcagcttttacaagaatttcttttgaatcgctccagaaggttttcgagaataaagtttcttttagattttctagaattctcttggaacgcctccaagaactcctcttagatttgcctttggaactgccctgaagttacttcaggaattcctcattaatcgtttccaagaatttctgcaagaatagcttccggattttttcgaaaattttccaagagttttttgaagattttagtaaattctttccataagtctcttctaatgttgatgcaatacttcatcattaaatttcttcaaaaattagatttttaagaattgtttctggaagtttcttcaacattatcttctaaagttgctgcataagttgcttcaaatttattgttcaaattttcctcaggcgttctaggcatcttttgtgtcttgacgCAGTTGGTTCTGGagtcttgtttgtagttactcctgaaaattctgtttttgttgctcgaggaatttattctaaagttgtttaagataTCTCTGTTAGAggggcaccagaacatttttctaggagatgctcctacaatttccatgcagtatcgccacaactttctcattgagtttcttcaggtttattttctccaggatgatttgagtttctctaTATATtttgcttagagttgcttaaaatttttctccaataatgtttcctggagtttctccaaaaatgtatccaaagatTCTCCataagggcacaggagacgctttatgaatctcgcctgagatttttttctttaagttcgttcaggagtttcgcttggacaattcaaattggattcgtgagttttttttttcgaaaaatgtgtgagtcttataatgtaaatttaaacaaacagtgttACTAGAGAACAATTCCTGTCTAGAGTGTTGAGGCCAGAAGGGCCCTGACACTCGGAATCCCCTGGCTTCTGGTCCAGCCGCGGAAGCCGTCCGGGGTGGGCTACACCCGCCTCTTCTCAGGGTCAGCTTAGACAACGGATGTGAATGATGGCTGATCAAAAAGCAACACAACTTGATCGGTCTTTTCTGTACACTTTATTTTCACTGTACTTACGCTACGTGTGTGTGGTGTGGGAATGTGTGAAGTGTAGTCCTGCTGACCGGCCGGCGTGATAGATCGGGAACCTCTGGGACGCTGGATCGGATGTCGACGAGTGCTCTCGCCGGACGAAGAGAAAGGGGCCTCTCCGGGATGCTCGGTCAGCGCCGGACTCTCTCGTTGGATCGATGCTTATCGGCCTTGCTCCAATCGTCGCTCGACCCCCACGAATAcgaacacacatacagacatcatctctattTGTCGAACTGATTTGATtggtatacaggggatagacaaaattatcgggacaggcaatattttcgcttttcaaaaaatgttcaaatagctgtaattttttgaaaggtgcatcaaatattctcaaatttttactgcaagtgcatcaactagttgtgtatcagtggacaaaatttggaaaagatcggactatactgcacggagttataaagattctagaaaaatgtaAGATTATCCGAtggctaactttgagctgttatatctccggattcaatgaatcgattgcaatgaaattttgatcattcatgacttatataatgagctctggaaaacatttaacttaacttgaaatttttagcaagagaaaaagttatagcgattttatttttttcacagctttttagtaaattggtctatttttaatatgctttccattactttttaaattcattggcgactatgttgttactttccctcaaaacacatttatatataagtcaattagagagaaattaaatgaactataatttgcatcttgaattttgaaacgatgttgaagttttggataatttggcgttttattagagaaataatctaatcgttataattttcttccgtgttaagaattttaagttaagacaaaggtttttcataactcattatacaagtcataaatggtcaaatttcattgcattcggatcattgaatccggagatataacagctcaaagttggctatcggataattatacctttttctagaatcattATAATTCCGTGCagtatagtccgatcttttccaaattttgtccactaatacacaactagttgatgcacttgcagtaaaaaattgagaatatttgatgcacttttcgaaaagttgcagctagttgagcattttttgaaaagtgaaaattttgcctgtcccgatcattttgtctatcccctgtatgtggctCGACTCTCCGAGCCATCtatcgaaaattcattttttcagTGAacttcgtgacgaaccagcaaaattgtgctgttgagcgatgacagttttgcatattttttcatctgtttagtatTTGTTTATGAAATGGAAATACTTTCAATTCAATAATTATTTAtacttggggctgtccataaaccacgtggtcatttttttgggacttctcaaaccccaccccccccccccccccccgcgtggccattagtccatacaattttttttattcgtccatacaaaacggtcattggccgaacccccccctcatgaccacgtggtttatggacagccccttgtatgtgtgtaaataaacttttgtttacgttgcctgtgagatttaccacaacaaattaaacaaaaagtggacaaaaaccataaaacatgaaacagttttatctgtcgcatattttttatttccgatttatcttggtagtcaaagctagaaatcgaaagataaacagtagttcttccaaataaGGAACAAAAATTGTTGTTTTCTTGGGAAgtttaagagttctggagagtcaaagttgagcaatttgtatggagattccacttttttgtgctccgtcccaAAAGGCATATATAATGTAATAGGAATATAACAGTCTTTTTAGATTTCTAtttaatttttcactttttcaatttttcactTTATAATTTTTAATTGTGGCCAAAATCCTTTcgattgttgcaaaaacatgttgTCTCCCATCAGCTCGGATCAATTCGTCATAAACTGGAAAGGTAACCTGAagcaaatcaaaaacaaaaatcaatcgTATTCAGTCGGTTCCGGCTCTTTTCGTACTGGGCAAGAGGAATGATATATCCCTTAAATTTGCAAACCTACAATGAGAGTGGCTAACTCGAACTGACCAGGACGGTATAATAAGTACGCATGCAAAGAGCAAAACCAGATCAAGCAATATAACCTGACGCCAAACCTGCGTCTGATGTGTATGAACTTTCGTTGGACATGCTAGACCACTTTTTGCGGTTTCTCTTGGTTGTCGGTGGTAGTAGGGGCAACCACTAAGAATCATGTCTGAACCGGACACAAGAATGGATCCCATAAGACATCATTGTTCTGACATTTTAAGACAAGAAGGGTGGAGTCATGCTTGGATGCTGATAAAGTGAGCTGGGTATAGGGATTGTAAAAAATGAGGCATAAAAGAGTCAACTATAACTAGTAATTCTGGACAAAATCTGGCGCGTGGGACAGTGAACTGGGTGAAATTCTCGAACAGTGAGATAGGCAAAGTGTTTAACTGTAAATCCTGGTCGTTAAATAAATAACGAGTTTATGGCTGATCTAATCCATTTGGTAAAAGTCACATAAACTAGGTCATACAATAATTGTTTTTTGTTCACAGCTGGTGATAAAATTATTATTACCATTACCATTACTTCAATAAAATTGTCACTTAATTTTCCTAGTGCAACAATTGTGTATGGCGGCTTTTTTCATTATCATTTTGTTATGAAATTTGAGGAAGTGTTGTACTTATCAGTTGGAATCACAGGAAGCTAATTAGTGGACAGTTGTGTCTTTTGGAGAGGTAATCTAATGTGCTGTACTGCATAATGACAAATGCCATGGCTAATCTTTGTTGACCCTTATGTCTAGCCGAACAAGTTAATCCATCAATATCCTTGATGCCTGATGAACTTTCAGACTGCTGCTGTAgactatacccaagtaacattttagtggccaattagtcttgaagagggTTTCAAGTCTTAAAAACTCATATATTTTatgttggttttatgatggttctaagaacctcttctagtttgTTTGActagaaaatgttacttgggtttcgaaaattttactatttttttgagagccattcatatAACATTATTTTGTATATGACTTATCATTTTCGGTAATATTTATAAGCCTAAAGgcgctgcccaagtaacacacatgttatataaaagttacgacagcgcaagttttggttgtatagaagtttattttacgttatttcaacacaatgttagaattacgtaaaataaacttttatacaaccaaaacttgcgctgtcgtaactctattataacatgtgtgttgcttgggtgataAATATTACCAAAAATGACAAGTGCTATATACTTTTTAAACAAGACAAGACAAAATATACTTTTTAAACAGAACAAGAAATCCATGCATCACCGAACAATTCGTCAGTCACCGTTCCCATATTTAATCCTTGCCATTGACCGTTTATTTCTTCAATCGAATGAGCAGTCCACCACACCCTTTTAacaagaaaataaaacaaaagttctGGTTTAATCTCCATCGCGCACCCTCTTTGTGCTAGACCATTTTTAATTCAGGTACTAACTCATATCATAGTGAGGTGCTGCAACGCTAAAAGGATCGTTACACTCCGAAAAAAACGAAAAGTTCACTTCCTGGCTCGAACAGGTTTCGGGAACGAGATTTCACTCGCTATGTCTGTCACTACTGGGGTGTAACCAAGTGCAATCGTTTCAGATTGTTTTTTACCAATCCGATTTTATTTTTGTTGAGCTTATTGAGTGGCCGTTGTGTGAAGTGCAAGGCcacggttgatttttttttgtcgcaCTATCACATAGTCGTCGCACCGTGTACTGGCTCTGCCATCATGCTACGTGTTTTCTTGCATGGTTGCAGGTTTTCAAGAATGTTGTGAAGGATTTTATAGTCTCTTGCAACATGGGCTGGCACAGCAGGATCAAATAACACATTCATCAGAATGAACTACAAAAATGTTAATGAGTATGTGAATTGCTTGATTAACGAACCTCAAAATTTTACAGTTTCTTATATGAACAATAAAACAAATTTTGTTGATTGAACAATGAACATTGCCCTGTGTCTCTACCATGTGTAATAAATTAACTTATTAAGTGATCCATATCCCCCCTATTATCAGGTTCTTCGGAATACTTTTGAAGCCAAATGCAACAGTTGATTCTCATTACAACTTTTAGGACTAACACAAATCTAAGCGTCCATCCATAcaaaattcatttcatttatttagttcaacatcaaattcatgataacactgaatcaacaatttgtcgcCATAATACTTGATtttcagctgcagctctccaacgtcagtCACGccaaacgctcgccagatcacgttccactggtccgcccatcgtgctctctgcgccccacgccttcttgtaccaaccggatggttagcaaacaccaactttgcagagtagttgtccggcattcttgcaacatgcactACCcatcgtatccgtccagctttagccactttcaggatgttgggttcaccgtagagtgcagcgagctcgtggttcatccttctccgccacacaccgttctcctgcacgccgccgaagatcgtctttagcacgcgtcgctcgaaaactccgggtgcttacaggtcctcctcgagcatcgttcatgtatcgtgtccgtagagaaccactggtcttattagcgtctatCCATACAAAATATAGTTCATAAAAATAAGCTAtctgaaatttcgaaaaaataaacgaACTCATATTATATTGAATAACACAGTTTACCAAGAAAGAAAACTAGACCGTGActcataacaccgttcaacactaaattttgttatgggatgagaaaaaaaaataacaggggtttgggaccctagaagtgtcatagtgaaagaacttttgaaaaatattcgaccgggccttcacagttcaaaaccgaagtttgtatggagaacttggggtgttcaattgatatgtgcatcagaacgcgctgtgcatatatttaggcgttagacaataacgaaactaacccaaataccgaaaacgcctaaaaacatGCACGGCACGTTACAATGCGcaaatcaattgaacaccccaagttctccatacaaacttcggttttaaactgtgaaggtccggtccaatatttttcaaaaattctttcactatgacacttctagggtcccaaacccctgttattttttttctcatcccatagcaccaacttttgtaaaattttgtcgagcagtgtaattgtTTCCTCGGTCACCCCACATATTAGTTGCATGTAGTTTGAATTCAGTTCCATGTTATTTGATTTGAGCAGCAGGCTATTTCATCTCAAGATCTAaatttcacttcccttccgaaggaaaaaaaaCTCAGGGAAAAACTCCACTTTGTAAGTTTGTCGAAAGTGGGGTTCATATAGTTCCTCGACGTAAAAAAAGTGCGTTTTAACCATCGACTATTTTGACCATAGTACGTTTTACAGCCTTGGTGATCTCCCACGGCATAAATATTTGTTTTACTGGCAGATCTTATAGTTATAATATGATTACAGTGGTGAAAACCATCAAACTCGAACGTAAAATGGCAGCTTTCGAAAATAGGACACAATCAGTGCAGTATTAGATTTGTAGTGATGagatgaatttttgtatggtgagaaggcaagTTCTAAGTTTCTGCTATGAAATGAAGCAAAAAACGTGggtattttgattttttgtttattttgatgctgtttaagcaaaactttggataattgTGTTGTTTAAGTTctaaaaaaatggagaaaacaacaatacagttacccgaagctttgctcaaacatcatcaaattatcttgtaccgacttttccaaCCCTCTGAGCAtaatactctcttcgaatgagtgtaatcagtttcgtaccttttaaaaaGGATATGCAAAATAGGGCAGAATTaacaggtacgaaactgattacactcattcgaagatcatcaaattagacaagaaattataatacccacgctttttgcatcatttcatagcagaaacggagaacttgccttctcaccatacaa contains the following coding sequences:
- the LOC109426621 gene encoding cuticle protein 16.5 yields the protein MFKLVVLSAVLAVAAAAPSATYVASAPLAYTSVVHQPALVAQKEIAYQKSIIEEPTVAHVGTVVKNVPTGVTHHSSSVVHHDAKISEPIFATGVKKTVVATPVEKTTYHQTYAAAPAITYAAAPVVAKTHYVEAAPALTYAAAPAITYAAAPAVKAHYVEAAPALTYASYQPALTYAHAPAVYAKY